One Streptomyces sp. R28 DNA window includes the following coding sequences:
- a CDS encoding SRPBCC family protein yields MAEFLLERTVALPLDEAWRRVTVWPRHARAVPLTRITVTPAGPTHEGTLVVARSGIGPLSFADPMEVTVWQPPEDDSPGLCRLEKRGRVVTGWAEIEVRPGPGGRARVVWREELGVRFLPGGLDGVVQRVGRYVFGRAVNRLLRGT; encoded by the coding sequence GTGGCCGAATTCCTGCTCGAACGCACGGTTGCGCTCCCCCTCGACGAGGCGTGGCGCCGTGTGACGGTGTGGCCCCGCCATGCCCGGGCCGTTCCCCTGACCCGCATCACGGTCACGCCCGCCGGACCAACCCACGAGGGCACGCTCGTCGTCGCCCGCTCCGGAATCGGCCCGCTCTCCTTCGCCGACCCGATGGAGGTGACGGTGTGGCAGCCTCCCGAGGACGACTCACCGGGCCTGTGCCGGCTGGAGAAGCGGGGCCGGGTGGTCACGGGCTGGGCCGAGATCGAGGTACGGCCGGGGCCCGGCGGGCGTGCGCGGGTGGTGTGGCGGGAGGAGCTGGGGGTGCGGTTCCTGCCGGGGGGCTTGGACGGGGTCGTGCAGCGGGTGGGGCGTTATGTGTTCGGGCGGGCTGTGAATCGGTTGCTTCGGGGGACGTGA
- a CDS encoding family 43 glycosylhydrolase yields the protein MSHLPLRKRRKSLILCVLAALLALVATTQPASAADGRPYTNPLKSFKGADPWLQYHDGNYYLITTTFTGILGIRKSPTLAGLATAPNVQVYADTTSTRNTNFWAPEMHLFNGHWYVYYSAGQSGVACCDSQRTHVLESAGTDPMGPYTYKGSLTGSNLTPGGWLIDASVLQANNKLYLMGSGFINGSTQSLVIAPLSNPYTLAGNTFTIISSPTLDWERSGNPVNEGPEPLYHNGRTFLTYSASSCQTADYKLGQLELTGSDPLNPASWTKKQTPVFQRSDAGSVYGPGHNGFFSSPDGTENWIVYHANSASNGGCGNGRTTRAQEFTWNADGTPNFGTPVALGTTLPGPSGETAATPTSYTLVNRNSGKCLDVNGGNTADGTNIFQWSCTGGANQKWKLEDLGDDTNRLVNVATGKVMDTAECSASDGADIRQWSWLNNKCQRSRLVFTASGDYVRIVNESTGKVADVADCGTANGADVRQWTWLNNNCQQWRLVPTT from the coding sequence ATGTCTCACCTACCGCTCAGGAAGCGCCGCAAATCGCTGATCCTCTGCGTACTCGCGGCCCTCCTCGCCCTGGTGGCGACCACCCAGCCGGCATCCGCGGCCGACGGCCGCCCGTATACAAATCCGCTGAAGTCGTTCAAGGGCGCCGACCCCTGGCTGCAGTACCACGACGGCAACTACTACCTGATCACCACGACGTTCACCGGCATCCTCGGCATCCGCAAGTCGCCGACTCTCGCGGGCCTCGCCACCGCGCCCAACGTGCAGGTGTACGCGGACACCACTTCGACGCGCAACACCAACTTCTGGGCGCCGGAGATGCACCTGTTCAACGGCCACTGGTACGTCTACTACTCGGCCGGGCAGAGCGGCGTCGCCTGCTGCGACTCGCAGCGGACCCATGTCCTGGAGAGCGCCGGCACCGACCCCATGGGCCCGTACACCTACAAGGGCTCGCTCACCGGCTCCAATCTCACGCCGGGCGGCTGGCTGATCGACGCGAGCGTGCTGCAGGCGAACAACAAGCTGTACCTGATGGGCAGCGGGTTCATCAACGGCAGCACGCAGAGCCTGGTCATCGCGCCGCTGAGCAATCCCTACACCCTCGCCGGCAACACCTTCACGATCATCTCCAGCCCGACCCTGGACTGGGAGCGCTCCGGCAACCCCGTCAATGAGGGCCCCGAGCCGCTCTACCACAACGGCCGCACCTTCCTGACGTACTCCGCGAGCTCCTGCCAGACCGCCGACTACAAGCTCGGCCAGCTGGAGCTGACCGGCTCCGACCCGCTGAACCCGGCCTCCTGGACCAAGAAGCAGACGCCCGTCTTCCAGCGCAGTGACGCGGGCAGCGTCTACGGCCCCGGTCACAACGGCTTCTTCTCCTCGCCCGACGGCACCGAGAACTGGATCGTCTACCACGCCAACTCCGCGTCCAACGGTGGCTGCGGCAACGGACGCACCACCCGCGCCCAGGAGTTCACCTGGAACGCCGACGGCACCCCGAACTTCGGCACCCCCGTCGCCCTCGGCACCACGCTGCCCGGCCCGTCCGGCGAGACGGCGGCGACGCCGACGTCGTACACGCTCGTCAACCGCAACAGCGGCAAGTGCCTCGACGTGAACGGCGGCAACACGGCCGACGGCACCAACATCTTCCAGTGGAGCTGCACCGGCGGCGCCAACCAGAAGTGGAAGCTCGAGGACCTGGGCGACGACACCAACCGGCTGGTCAACGTGGCGACCGGCAAGGTGATGGACACCGCCGAATGCTCCGCCTCCGACGGCGCCGACATCCGGCAGTGGTCCTGGCTGAACAACAAGTGCCAGCGCTCCCGCCTCGTCTTCACCGCGAGCGGCGACTACGTGCGGATCGTCAACGAGTCCACCGGCAAGGTCGCCGACGTGGCCGACTGCGGCACCGCGAACGGCGCCGACGTACGGCAGTGGACGTGGCTGAACAACAACTGCCAGCAGTGGCGACTCGTACCCACGACCTGA
- a CDS encoding family 43 glycosylhydrolase, with protein sequence MALAACLAGPGPAAQAAVPASPAVTFTNPIALQRADPHIFKHTDGFYYFTATVPAYDKIVMRRPTTLQGLSTAPETTIWTKHASGEMGAHIWAPEIHFIDGKWYVYFTAGWSTDKWKIRPYVLESSSANPLTGTWTEKGRISLPLDTFSLDATTFVHNGTRYLSWAQNDPAVGAGTNIYLARMSNPWTITGSPVMISRPTNAWEKVGATVNEGPAFIQHGSKVFMTFSASATDANYCLGLLTADATADLMNPASWTKNPQPVFKSNDATGQYGPGHNSFTTSEDGKSDILVYHDRSYKDITGDPLNDPNRRTRVQKVYWKADGTPDFGIPVADGVTPQRLSSYNFADRFIRHWEYRAKIEANVSPLADSQFRVVTGLTGSGTVSLESANFPGYYLRHKNFEVWLEKNDGTAQFASDATFYKRAGLADSAGVSYESYNNAGRYIRHYDYLLYVQTPSTATDRGDATFYAQ encoded by the coding sequence ATGGCCCTCGCGGCCTGCCTCGCCGGGCCCGGTCCCGCCGCCCAGGCGGCCGTGCCCGCCTCCCCCGCCGTGACCTTCACCAACCCGATCGCGCTGCAGCGCGCCGATCCGCACATCTTCAAGCACACCGACGGCTTCTACTACTTCACGGCGACCGTTCCGGCGTACGACAAGATCGTCATGCGCCGGCCCACCACTCTTCAGGGGCTCTCCACCGCCCCGGAGACCACGATCTGGACCAAGCACGCGAGCGGTGAGATGGGCGCCCACATCTGGGCCCCGGAGATCCACTTCATCGACGGCAAGTGGTACGTCTACTTCACCGCCGGCTGGTCCACCGACAAGTGGAAGATCCGGCCGTACGTCCTGGAGTCCAGCTCCGCCAACCCGCTCACCGGCACCTGGACCGAGAAGGGCCGCATCTCCCTGCCGCTGGACACCTTCTCGCTAGACGCCACGACGTTCGTGCACAACGGCACCCGCTACCTCAGCTGGGCCCAGAACGACCCCGCCGTCGGCGCGGGCACCAACATCTACCTGGCCCGGATGTCCAACCCCTGGACCATCACCGGCAGCCCGGTGATGATCTCCCGGCCCACCAACGCCTGGGAGAAGGTCGGAGCGACCGTCAACGAGGGCCCCGCCTTCATCCAGCACGGCAGCAAGGTCTTCATGACCTTCTCCGCCAGCGCCACCGACGCCAACTACTGCCTCGGCCTGCTGACCGCCGACGCCACCGCCGACCTGATGAACCCGGCGTCCTGGACCAAGAACCCCCAGCCGGTCTTCAAGAGCAACGACGCCACCGGCCAGTACGGTCCCGGGCACAACAGCTTCACCACGTCCGAGGACGGCAAGTCCGACATCCTCGTCTACCACGACCGCAGCTACAAGGACATCACCGGCGACCCGCTCAACGACCCCAACCGCCGCACCCGCGTGCAGAAGGTGTACTGGAAGGCCGACGGCACGCCCGACTTCGGCATCCCGGTGGCCGACGGGGTCACGCCGCAGCGCCTGTCGTCGTACAACTTCGCGGACCGGTTCATCCGGCACTGGGAGTACCGCGCCAAGATCGAGGCCAACGTCTCCCCGCTCGCGGACTCGCAGTTCCGCGTCGTGACCGGCCTGACCGGCAGCGGCACGGTCTCGCTGGAGTCGGCCAACTTCCCCGGCTACTACCTGCGGCACAAGAACTTCGAGGTGTGGCTGGAGAAGAACGACGGCACGGCGCAGTTCGCGTCCGACGCCACGTTCTACAAGCGGGCGGGGCTCGCCGACTCGGCCGGGGTCTCCTACGAGTCGTACAACAATGCCGGGCGCTACATCAGGCACTACGACTACCTGCTGTACGTCCAGACGCCGAGCACGGCGACGGACAGGGGGGACGCCACGTTCTACGCCCAGTGA
- a CDS encoding DNA/RNA helicase domain-containing protein codes for MLLARGRLPVIICDDAQLLGVRGLQRETVGGGFSALNTLMDYCTRLVLFVDESRALLPGDLGGLFPSNADRSLQLDNPLRFRFGTRHGDWVTQVLGGRSTRRGGRGVSRAEGVHIAPTVEALEAFLARRWTEGMEVVLAAGHFEGQPLRIGDWQRPWLHAGGQSVFRPTEAETWRHVASVHDVDGLEYDWCGVIMGTDMVWRDDTWVIDPGANLDLRGKPELSERGAGDELVRNAYRCLFTRPSQGLVIFSVDPETRDHLATVAQPLTD; via the coding sequence ATGCTCTTGGCCCGTGGCAGGCTCCCGGTGATCATCTGCGACGACGCCCAGCTACTGGGGGTCCGGGGGCTGCAGCGAGAGACGGTCGGAGGCGGCTTCTCTGCGCTGAACACCCTGATGGACTACTGCACGCGGCTGGTCCTGTTCGTCGACGAGTCCCGTGCGCTGCTTCCCGGAGATCTCGGAGGGCTGTTCCCGAGCAATGCCGACCGGAGCCTGCAACTGGACAACCCCCTACGTTTCCGCTTCGGCACGCGGCACGGCGACTGGGTGACGCAGGTCCTCGGCGGGCGGTCCACCCGGAGGGGCGGCCGCGGGGTCTCCCGCGCTGAGGGTGTCCACATCGCGCCCACCGTCGAAGCGCTGGAAGCCTTCCTCGCACGGCGCTGGACGGAGGGCATGGAGGTGGTCCTGGCCGCGGGTCACTTCGAAGGGCAGCCGCTGCGGATCGGTGACTGGCAACGTCCCTGGCTCCACGCAGGCGGTCAGTCCGTGTTCCGGCCGACGGAGGCGGAGACCTGGCGCCATGTGGCGTCCGTCCATGACGTGGACGGCCTGGAATACGACTGGTGCGGCGTCATCATGGGGACGGACATGGTGTGGCGGGACGACACCTGGGTGATCGACCCGGGCGCCAACCTCGACCTGCGGGGAAAGCCCGAACTGAGCGAGCGTGGCGCAGGCGACGAACTCGTCCGCAACGCCTACCGCTGTCTGTTCACCCGCCCCTCCCAAGGGCTGGTCATCTTCTCCGTCGACCCCGAGACCAGGGACCACCTGGCCACCGTCGCCCAGCCGCTGACCGACTGA
- a CDS encoding SpoIIE family protein phosphatase — MAGNLGRLRSLLSARTVARQVFVLQAAIVLLLIAAAVAALVLQVRNDTEREARNRSLAVAEAFANAPGVVEALADPDPTALLQPRAEAAREATGVDFIVVMTKDGIRYTHPNPDRIGKHFVGTIAPAAAGGVVRETYTGTLGPSVRAVVPVTDGDGEVVGLVAAGVTLASVGGVVDHQLPVLLGSAVAAFALATGGTALVSRRLLRQTHGLGPAEMTRMYEHHDAVLHSVREGVLILDGRRRLALANDEARRLLGLAADAEGRLCLDLGIGSDLAALFASGRDATDEVHLARGRLLAVSQRSTDRAGGPPGSVATLRDTTELRTMTGRADVAQERLKLLYDAGLEIGTTLDVTRTSQELADFAVPRFADFVSIDLADPVLRGGEPKLGRTDMRRVAFSGVREGSPLYPIGKLIHFAPATPQAFGFGTGQTVLEADMPAFSGWQEQDPENARGLVDFGIHAMLTVPLRARGVIMGMATFWRADRPEPFEQDDVSVAEELVARAAVSIDNARRYTREHTLSVTLQRSLLPRALPAQSGLDVAYRYLPAHAAQGGVGGDWFDVIPLPGARVALVVGDVVGHGLHAAATMGRLRTAVHNFSTLDLPPDELLGHLDELVARIDQDEGDGEAAPVTGATCLYAVYDPTSGLCTLSRAGHLEPALVHPDGRVEFPAVPGGPPLGLGGSLPFEATELRLSEGSGLVLYTDGLVEDQRRDIDEGLELLRGALAAAPPTHGRTPEDTCKAVLETLLPERPRDDVALVVARTRMLAADRTASWDVPDDPAAVARVRAAATRTLDDWGLAEEAFTTELILSELVTNALRHATGPIHVRLIRDRALICEVADGSSTAPHLRSAATTDEGGRGLFLVAQFAERWGTRYTAEGKVIWTEQPLAQGPAPT; from the coding sequence ATGGCCGGAAACCTCGGCCGCCTGCGCTCCCTGTTGAGCGCGCGCACCGTCGCCCGGCAGGTCTTCGTGCTGCAGGCGGCGATCGTGCTGCTCCTCATCGCCGCCGCGGTGGCGGCCCTGGTGCTGCAGGTCCGCAACGACACCGAGCGGGAGGCCCGCAACAGGTCCCTCGCCGTGGCCGAGGCCTTCGCGAACGCACCGGGCGTCGTCGAGGCCCTGGCCGATCCTGATCCGACCGCGCTGCTCCAGCCGCGTGCCGAGGCGGCGCGCGAGGCGACCGGCGTGGACTTCATCGTCGTGATGACCAAGGACGGGATCCGCTACACGCACCCCAACCCCGACCGGATCGGCAAGCACTTCGTCGGCACCATCGCACCGGCCGCGGCGGGCGGGGTCGTCCGGGAGACGTACACCGGAACCCTGGGCCCGTCCGTGCGGGCCGTGGTCCCCGTGACCGACGGCGACGGCGAGGTCGTCGGCCTGGTGGCCGCCGGGGTGACGCTGGCCAGCGTGGGCGGGGTCGTGGACCACCAGCTCCCGGTGCTGCTCGGCTCGGCGGTGGCCGCGTTCGCCCTCGCCACCGGCGGGACCGCGCTGGTCAGCCGGCGGCTGCTGCGGCAGACGCACGGGCTGGGGCCCGCCGAGATGACGCGGATGTACGAGCATCACGACGCCGTCCTGCACTCCGTACGGGAGGGTGTGCTGATCCTGGACGGCCGGCGGCGGCTGGCGCTGGCGAACGACGAGGCGCGCCGGCTGCTCGGGCTGGCCGCCGACGCGGAAGGGCGGCTCTGCCTCGACCTCGGCATCGGAAGCGACCTGGCCGCACTGTTCGCCTCCGGGCGGGACGCCACCGACGAGGTGCACCTGGCGCGGGGCCGGCTGCTGGCCGTCAGCCAGCGGTCGACCGACCGGGCCGGCGGGCCGCCCGGCAGCGTGGCCACGCTGCGGGACACCACCGAGCTGCGGACGATGACCGGCAGGGCGGACGTGGCGCAGGAGCGGCTGAAGCTGCTGTACGACGCGGGGCTGGAGATCGGCACCACCCTCGACGTCACGCGCACCTCGCAGGAGCTGGCCGACTTCGCGGTGCCGCGGTTCGCCGACTTCGTCAGCATCGACCTGGCGGATCCGGTGCTGCGCGGCGGGGAGCCGAAGCTGGGCCGCACCGACATGCGCCGGGTCGCGTTCAGCGGCGTGCGGGAGGGCAGCCCGCTCTATCCGATCGGGAAGCTGATCCACTTCGCCCCGGCCACCCCGCAGGCCTTCGGCTTCGGCACCGGCCAGACCGTGCTGGAGGCGGACATGCCCGCCTTCTCCGGCTGGCAGGAGCAGGATCCCGAGAACGCCCGCGGTCTCGTGGATTTCGGGATCCACGCGATGCTCACGGTCCCGTTGCGCGCCCGCGGCGTCATCATGGGCATGGCCACCTTCTGGCGCGCCGACCGGCCCGAGCCCTTCGAGCAGGACGATGTCTCGGTGGCCGAGGAGCTGGTGGCCCGCGCCGCCGTCAGCATCGACAACGCCCGCCGCTACACCCGCGAGCACACCCTGTCGGTCACGCTCCAGCGCAGCCTGCTGCCCCGGGCCCTGCCCGCCCAGAGCGGCCTCGACGTCGCCTACCGCTATCTGCCCGCGCACGCGGCGCAGGGCGGGGTCGGCGGGGACTGGTTCGACGTCATCCCGCTGCCGGGCGCGAGGGTGGCGCTGGTCGTCGGGGACGTCGTGGGACACGGGCTGCACGCGGCGGCCACGATGGGACGGCTGCGTACGGCGGTCCACAACTTCTCCACCCTGGACCTGCCGCCCGACGAACTCCTCGGCCATCTGGACGAGCTGGTGGCCCGTATCGACCAGGACGAGGGCGACGGCGAGGCCGCGCCGGTCACCGGGGCCACCTGCCTGTACGCCGTGTACGACCCGACCTCCGGGCTGTGCACCCTCTCCCGCGCCGGCCACCTCGAACCGGCCCTCGTCCACCCCGACGGCCGCGTCGAGTTCCCCGCCGTCCCGGGCGGGCCCCCGCTGGGCCTGGGCGGCAGCCTGCCCTTCGAGGCGACCGAGCTGCGCCTGTCCGAGGGCAGCGGTCTCGTGCTGTACACGGACGGGCTGGTCGAGGACCAGAGGCGGGACATCGACGAGGGGCTGGAGCTGCTGCGCGGGGCGCTCGCCGCGGCGCCGCCGACGCACGGCCGGACGCCGGAGGACACGTGCAAGGCGGTACTGGAGACCCTGCTGCCCGAGCGGCCGCGCGACGACGTCGCCCTCGTCGTCGCGCGGACGCGGATGCTCGCCGCCGACCGCACCGCGTCCTGGGACGTCCCGGACGACCCCGCGGCCGTGGCCCGGGTCCGGGCGGCGGCCACCAGGACGCTGGACGACTGGGGGCTGGCGGAGGAGGCGTTCACGACGGAGCTGATCCTCAGCGAGCTGGTCACGAACGCCCTGCGTCACGCCACCGGCCCCATCCACGTCCGCCTGATCCGCGACCGCGCCCTGATCTGCGAGGTCGCCGACGGCAGCAGCACCGCCCCGCATCTGCGCAGCGCGGCCACGACGGACGAGGGCGGCCGGGGCCTGTTCCTGGTGGCGCAGTTCGCCGAACGGTGGGGCACGCGGTACACCGCGGAGGGCAAGGTGATCTGGACGGAACAGCCACTGGCTCAGGGACCGGCACCCACCTGA